Below is a genomic region from Microbulbifer sp. ALW1.
TGTATTCTGACGTAGCCGGATCATAGCTATCCGTCACATCCAATACCGGCGTTCCCGCCTGGCTGTACCAGCGGCGGAACTGCGTCAGATCTGCACCATTGGCATCTTCCATGGCCACTACAAAATCCTCGCAGGTCACCGCGCAACCATCGTGCCGTTCGAAATACAGGTCACTTCCCTTGCGAAATGCCTCGGGGCCGAGAATGGTGTGAATCATGCGCACCACTTCTGCACCCTTTTCATAAATAGTCAGAGTGTAGAAATTGGAGATTTCCATATAGGAATCCGGGCGCACCGGGTGCGACATGGGCCCAGCGTCTTCGGCAAACTGTGCGGTGCGCAGCAGGGTTACGTCTTCAATACGTTTTACCGCACGCGAGTTCATATCTGCCGAAAATTCAGCGTCGCGGAATACGGTAAAGCCCTCTTTCAGGCTGAGCTGGAACCAGTCACGACAGGTCACCCGGTTACCAGACCAATTGTGGAAATACTCATGGGCCACAATAGATTCAATACGCTGGAAAGCAGCATCGGTGGCCGTTTCAGGGCTCGCCAGTACACAGGCGGAGTTAAAAATGTTCAGCCCTTTGTTTTCCATGGCGCCCATATTGAAATGGTCCACGGCGACAATCATGAAAATATCCAGGTCGTACTCCCGTCCATAGACTTTTTCGTCCCAGGCCATGGAGTGCTTGAGGGAGATCATCGCGTGTTCACACTTGCCGATGTTGCGGGCTTCAGTAAACAGTTGCAGCTTTATGGTACGCCCACTGGCGGTGGTAAAACTGTCCTCCACATACTGGAGATCGCCGCCAACCAGTGCAAACAAGTAGGAGGGTTTGGCAAAGGGGTCTTCCCAGGTCACCCGCAAGCGACCATCTTCGGTGGAGCCACTGTCCACTTTATTACCATTGGACAGCAACACTGGATATTTTGCCGGCGCGATGATCGTAGTGGTAAATACCGACATGATATCCGGGCGATCCGGGTAAAACGTTATTTTGCGAAATCCCTCTGCCTCACATTGGGTGCAGTACATACCATTGGAAAGGTAAAGCCCCTCGAGGGAGGTATTGGCTTCGGGGGCAATCCGGGTCTGCACCTCCAGCTCAAATTCCGCTTGATCGACCTGCAGTAACAAGCCACCCGGTTTCTCTTGATACCGCTGAGCCGGTAGTAACTCGCCATTTACGGCGATCGAGAGTAAATCCAGATCCACGCCATCCAGCCACAGTGCCGGCAACGCATCCGACTCTTTCACCTCCGCCGCCGGGTTTCGCCTTACGCGCAATTTGGATTTCACCAGGGTCGCATGCGGATCCAGGTCAAATGTCAGGTCCGTGCTATCAATCAGGTACTCGGGAACCTGATAGTCTTTCAGGAAAATCGTGCGCGCCTGGGTGTCTTTCATTCAATGCAATCTCTTTTAACGTCGGGGCAGCCTGCGGGCTGCCCTATTTCACCCGGCGAGCGGCAAAAAGCACTCAAACCGGGCTTGGTCATGGGCCGGAAAATAGGAGTTAGTACCCCGCCGCGTTCCCGTCTTTGCGGCTTTCGCTGGCGCCGTGGTATACGCCATTATCCGCTTTCATAATCGCCTGGTAGCCGCCGTAGGGCCCGCTCTCGAAGCGAATCTGGTGCCCCATCTGGACCAGCGTGCGCCGGGTTTCCATCGGGAAGCCATCTTCAAGGCTCAGGTATCCGCCGTCTTCCATCAATTCATCCGTAGGCTGGCTTGAGCCACTGTGCAAAATTCTGGGCGCATCGCCCGCTTCCTGCACATTGAGCCCGAAGTCCACCATATTGATGACGATTTGGGCATGCATTTGCGGCTGAGTAGCGCCGCCCATAACACCAAAGCTCA
It encodes:
- the pepN gene encoding aminopeptidase N: MKDTQARTIFLKDYQVPEYLIDSTDLTFDLDPHATLVKSKLRVRRNPAAEVKESDALPALWLDGVDLDLLSIAVNGELLPAQRYQEKPGGLLLQVDQAEFELEVQTRIAPEANTSLEGLYLSNGMYCTQCEAEGFRKITFYPDRPDIMSVFTTTIIAPAKYPVLLSNGNKVDSGSTEDGRLRVTWEDPFAKPSYLFALVGGDLQYVEDSFTTASGRTIKLQLFTEARNIGKCEHAMISLKHSMAWDEKVYGREYDLDIFMIVAVDHFNMGAMENKGLNIFNSACVLASPETATDAAFQRIESIVAHEYFHNWSGNRVTCRDWFQLSLKEGFTVFRDAEFSADMNSRAVKRIEDVTLLRTAQFAEDAGPMSHPVRPDSYMEISNFYTLTIYEKGAEVVRMIHTILGPEAFRKGSDLYFERHDGCAVTCEDFVVAMEDANGADLTQFRRWYSQAGTPVLDVTDSYDPATSEYTLTIRQHTPDTPGQKDKLPLHIPVAIGLLGANGESLAVDDFGMTDVVLHLTEAEQSFTFSNIGERPLPSLLRGFSAPVKVRYGYSSEQLQFLMQHDSDPFNRWDACQRLALNTLQALQQQFRAGATLEVPRALIDGYAALLENTELDPALVAKMLALPSAQELAEQDGEVDAGAIVAARDFVWSAIARALKPRFFKRFQQLDLHKPYSPTAGDIAERSLKNTCLAYLCMTRDDDALQLARAQFERNENMTDSAAALAALVEYGTEPEADTVLQSFYEKWQQDTQVVETWLGLQSSSAGYGSLERVRQLMEHRAFEMTNPNKVRAVIGGFAMRNFAQFHKEDGSGFEFLAEQVIALDKLNPQISARLVTPLTRWKKYRTQDSVLMHAALQKISDSGELSRDLYEVVSKSLEDS